The window CCCACACTCCCTTCCAGTGGGCCCCGCAGCTGTCGGCGGAGGAGACGGACGTACGCCTCGGAAAGCTCCGCGACAAGATCCGCGGCGACAAGAAGTACGGCCGCTCCATCGGTTTCCGCTACCACGACGGCAAGCCGGGCATCGTCGAGGGCCTGCTCTCCCGCGGTGACCGCCGCATCGGCTCCGTGATCCGCGCGGTCTACGAGGACGGCGGCCGCTTCGACGGCTGGCGCGAGCACTTCTCGTACGACCGCTGGATGCAGTGCGCCGAGAAGACGCTCCCCGCCTTCGGCGTAGACGTCGACTGGTACACGACCCGCGAGCGCACCTACGAAGAGGTCCTCCCCTGGGACCACCTGGACTCCGGCCTCGACAAGGACTGGCTCTGGGAGGACTGGCAGGACTCCCTCGACGAAACAGAGGTCGAGGACTGCCGGTGGACACCCTGCTTCGACTGCGGGGTCTGCCCCCAGATGGACACCTCCATCCAGATCGGCCCCACAGGCAAGAAGCTGCTCCCCCTGACGGTCAAGAAGGACCCTGCGACGAGCGGGCACACGCACTGACGTGAGTGAGGCGCTGCGGCGCGTCGTGGAGGTGCTGGGGGACGGCAGCAGGGCCCGGACCGTGTATAGCGGTCCGGGCCCTGGTCTGTGCGGTGCCGCCCTTGCGGCGGCGGTGTGTCAGCTCTGGGTGGTGTCGTCGTCCGCCTGCGTGGCGCCCTCAGCCTCAGCTGCGCCTGTCTTCTCGCGCATCTTGCGCACCAGCTCGGCCTTTCGGTCGGCTGCGCTCTGGCGGTCGAGGTTGCGGTACGGGCCGTTGTTCTGCCGTTCGGTGCGGGACAGCTTCTTGCGCTTGCCGCCGCCCATGCCCACGGGATTGTTGATGTTCTTGCTCACGGTCACGGGTTCTCCCGGTAATGATGTGAAGTGATCTACGGATTCGTCGGTGGGGGACGGGCGGCGACGTCGAAGGGCGTCAGCGGGGGCCCGTCACGCTCTCACTCGTAAATCGGCGTCTGGAAGAACATGTCAAAGACGTTACCCGGTTCCGTCGGCCCCGCGCACCAACCTTTTCGCTCGGAGTCGCCTGGGTGGGTGCTCTTGGTTCGCGTGGTGGCTTTCGGCTTCCTAGCGTGGCGGTATCCGCTACGGAGGAGGCAAGCATGCCGGCGAGTGGTCCTTCGTGGGGGCGCTCCGGTGACGGCCCTGCCCCTCCTGGTGCCGGGCAGTGGGCGGCGCCGGCCGGGCCTCCGGGGAAGCAGGGGCGGAACCGTTCGTGTCTGTGGGGCTGCGTCGGAGCTCTGGCCGCGGTGGTCGTCGTCATTGTCGTCGTGGTTGTGCTGGTGATCGTGCTGGCGGGTTCGATCGAGAACCCCGGGAATCCCGAGAATCCGCCGTCGGCCGATGTGAGGGTCACGTCCTGTGCCGTCGATGCGGCAACGCGGCTGCCCTCGGCCGGACTTGAGATCCACAACCACAGCTCGAAGACCTCGACGTACGGCGTCACTGTCGAGTTCAGGGCCCCGGACGGGACGCGTGTGTCCGAGGGCGCGGCCCTGTCCCTGACCGTCGCGTCCGGTCAGAAGGTGACGACCACGGCTGCCGGCAAGGACCAGGTCACGCAGAAAGTGACGTGCAAGGTGACGAAGGTGAACCGGATCGCGGGCTGAGCCGCCCCGCACGCACTCCGTGCGCCTCCGCGAAGTGGGGGAGAGGTGCGCGATCGCAGACTAGAGTCGTCTGGTTACGGTCAGTTGTGGGGTCGGGGTTCGGTGGCAGGGCCTCGGAGTTGTGGGGGAGGGCCTGTAGAGCATGAGTCGTCGCTCGAATGGGTTGGTCGGGATCTGGGCCGAGGTCCAGCGGCAGCAGCAGCGCCAGGTGGAGGAACGGGCGCGGCAGCAGCGGGAGTTCGACAGGCAACAGCGGTACCAGCAGAGGGAGTTGGCACGCAGTCGGCGTGAGCATCAGGCCGCGTACCGGCAGCAGCGGGAGGCCGACGCGAGGCGGCGTACCGAGGAGTTGGACGCGCGGGTCGAGTCCTTGCGGGGGTTGCTGGCCGCCGGGTGCCGGGCGCCGGCATTCGGGACCGCGCAGCTCGCCCGCGCCGAGCAGGTGGAGCCCTTCGCGCCCGGGCCGCTGGCGTATCCGCGGCCGATGCCCGATCCGAATCAGTATCAGGCGCAGGGCGGTTGGGGGCTCGGTGCGGGCCGGCGGGCCCAGGCACAGGCCGAGGCGCGCGCCCGGTTCGAGCGCGACTGGCAGGCAGCACAGGCCGCGGAGGGGCAGCGCCTGCAGCAACTGGCCGCCTACCAGCGGCAGTACGAGCAGTGGGCCGACAGCCGGCTGAGCGAAATCCGTCAACACAACGCCGGTGTCGCCGAGATGGCCGCCGGGCTCCGCGACGGTGACCCCGAGGCCGTGGTGGAGTACTTCTCCGCGGCCCTCTACGCCTCCTCCGCCTGGCCCGAGGACCTGCCGCGCCAGGTGACGGCCGCGTACGACTCGCCCGCGCGACAACTGGTGCTCAACTGGGAGCTGCCCGGGTACGACGTCGTACCCGAGGTGAAGCTCGTGCGGTACATGCCCGGCGCCGATCAGGACAAGGAGGCGCCCCGGCCCGCTTCCCAGCGCCGCGCGCTGTACCGGGACGTGCTCGCGCAGTGCGTCCTCCTCGTCCTGCACGATCTCTTCGCGGCGGACGAGTTCGGGGCACTGGAGTCGGTGGCGCTCAACGGGTTCGTCGACGATCACGACCCGGCGACGGGCAGGCAGGCGCGGATCTTCCTGGCCACGGTCATGGCGCCCCGCTCCGTCTTCACGGGACTCCGTCTGGAGCAGGTCAGCGCCGTCGACTGCCTGGTGGACGGCTTACGGGGACAGCTGTCGGCACGGCCCGACCAGCGTGCGGTCGTACGGCCCGGCCGGCGGCCCGAGGACGTCGGCAACGGCGTCGTCACCCACGGGGGCGACGAGGAGCCGGATCTGTACGAGATGGACCCGATCGCCTTCGAGTCGCTGGTCGCGGAGCTGTTCCGGGCCATGGGCATGCAGGCAGTTACGACCCAGCGGTCGAACGACGGCGGCGTGGACGTCGACGCGCTGGACCCGACGCCGATCCGGGGCGGCAAGATCGTCGTGCAGGTGAAGCGCTATCGCAACACCGTGCCGCCGACCGCCGTCCGCGACCTGTTCGGCACGGTCCAGGACGCGGGCGCCAACAAGGGCGTCCTCGTCACCACCTCCGGCTTCGGCCCCGGTTCGCACACCTTCGCCAACGGCAAACCCCTGGAACTCGTCGCGGGCAACGAACTCGTCGACCTCCTGCACCGGCACGGGCTGCGCGGGCGCCTCGGAAACTCCGGCGGCCCGATTCCCGCCCAGCGCACACCGGAAGGACGCACACCGGAAGGACGCACACCGGACGCCGACGACGGGACGGACGACCACAACAGGCTCGGCATGTTCTGGACCGGCCAGGTCGCCCTGGACGTCTGCGCGCTCGTCTGCCACGGCAACCGGGTGCTGAGCGACGAGCACTTCGTCTTCTTCAACAACCCCCGGACACCGGACGGTACGGTCCGCGCGCTCACCGCCGCCGCACCGGACAAGGCGGCGATCCGGGTGTCCTTCGACGCGCTGCCCGAGCGGGCCGACCGGCTCGTCCTCGTCGCCGCCGTCGACCCCGAGATCAATCCCGAGGCGGATCTCTCCGGCTTCACCGAGGCGGGCATCCGGCTGTCGGACGCCTCGGGAACCGAGCTGGGCCGCCTCGACGTGTCCGACGGCCGGGCCGACGAGACCGCGTTGGTCCTGGGCTCCTTCCGCCGACGAGCGGGCGGCGACTGGGACTTCGTACTCGGCGGCAAGGGATATCGGGGCGGTCTGGAGGAACTGATCCGGGAGTACGGGATCGACGTGGACTAGCGTCCTCGCCGCGCCGGGCGAAGGCACCGGGCGAGTCCGTCAGGCGAGGCTCCGGTCCACGCCGGTCCACGACGGCCCCCGGTGGAAAAGCCGTGGCCCGGCCTCGCCCCGCGGACCACAATGAGGCGATGCCGCAGCTCATCAGCCCCGACCCCCGGTTCCGGCTCTCCTTCCTCGACGCCGTCCGCGAAGACGTGGCCGAGGGGGAGTACTTCGGCGACACCCTCAAGCGGGAGCTCGCCGTGCACGGCGACGACTGGCAGGAGCCGGACGGCTTCGCGCGCTATGTCGCGGCCGTCCGTGAGGAGGAGTTGGAGGAGGGTCGGCGGCCCGAGGGCTTCGTACCGGGCAGCTGGTTCTGGTACGTGGACGGGGACGACTATCTGGGCCGGATCCAGATACGGCACCGGCTCACCCCGCAGCTGCGCGACTTCGGCGGTCACATCGGCTACGGCGTACGGCCGACGGCGCGCAGGAAGGGGTACGCGACGGCCATGCTCCGGGACGTCCTGCCGCACGCGCGTGATCTCGGGCTCGACCGGGTCCTCGTCACCTGCGACACCACCAACATCGGCTCCCGCAAGGTGATCGAGGCCAATGGTGGAGAGTTCGAGGACGAACGGGGCGGAAAGCTGCGGTTCTGGATCCGTACGGGCCATTGATGCGTCCTCGTTGATATGGACCTGGAGAAGTCGCCGCAGCCCGCGCCGCGTGAGTCGCCTGTGCCGCGTGGGACGCCCGCGCAGCCCGAGTCGCCTGTGGCGCCCGTGGCGTCCGGTGCGCAAGGCGTGCCCGCGCGGCGGGAGGACACCGCTCCCGAGGGCTGCCTCGCCGTCGCGATCCGTATTCCGGTGCGGATCGTGGTGCTGGTGCTGGTCGTGCCCGTACGGATGGTGTGGGACGCGTTGGTCGTCGGCGGGCGTTTCCTCAAGGACACGCTGTTCCGGCCCCTGGGGCGGGCGGTCATGTGGGTGTTCGCACCTGTGGGGCGGGCCCTCGGGTGGCTGGTGGAGGGGACCGCGACCGTCGTCGCGTGGCTGCTGACCGGCCTCGGGAACGCCCTGGTCTGGCTGGGCAAGCTGCTGTTCGTCTGGCCGTGGGTGGCGCTCTGGCGGTACGTGGCCGTGCCGCTGGGCCGCGCCCTGGCCTGGCTCGGGAACGTGCTGCTC is drawn from Streptomyces liliifuscus and contains these coding sequences:
- a CDS encoding DUF6243 family protein, with amino-acid sequence MTVSKNINNPVGMGGGKRKKLSRTERQNNGPYRNLDRQSAADRKAELVRKMREKTGAAEAEGATQADDDTTQS
- a CDS encoding restriction endonuclease gives rise to the protein MSRRSNGLVGIWAEVQRQQQRQVEERARQQREFDRQQRYQQRELARSRREHQAAYRQQREADARRRTEELDARVESLRGLLAAGCRAPAFGTAQLARAEQVEPFAPGPLAYPRPMPDPNQYQAQGGWGLGAGRRAQAQAEARARFERDWQAAQAAEGQRLQQLAAYQRQYEQWADSRLSEIRQHNAGVAEMAAGLRDGDPEAVVEYFSAALYASSAWPEDLPRQVTAAYDSPARQLVLNWELPGYDVVPEVKLVRYMPGADQDKEAPRPASQRRALYRDVLAQCVLLVLHDLFAADEFGALESVALNGFVDDHDPATGRQARIFLATVMAPRSVFTGLRLEQVSAVDCLVDGLRGQLSARPDQRAVVRPGRRPEDVGNGVVTHGGDEEPDLYEMDPIAFESLVAELFRAMGMQAVTTQRSNDGGVDVDALDPTPIRGGKIVVQVKRYRNTVPPTAVRDLFGTVQDAGANKGVLVTTSGFGPGSHTFANGKPLELVAGNELVDLLHRHGLRGRLGNSGGPIPAQRTPEGRTPEGRTPDADDGTDDHNRLGMFWTGQVALDVCALVCHGNRVLSDEHFVFFNNPRTPDGTVRALTAAAPDKAAIRVSFDALPERADRLVLVAAVDPEINPEADLSGFTEAGIRLSDASGTELGRLDVSDGRADETALVLGSFRRRAGGDWDFVLGGKGYRGGLEELIREYGIDVD
- a CDS encoding GNAT family N-acetyltransferase — protein: MPQLISPDPRFRLSFLDAVREDVAEGEYFGDTLKRELAVHGDDWQEPDGFARYVAAVREEELEEGRRPEGFVPGSWFWYVDGDDYLGRIQIRHRLTPQLRDFGGHIGYGVRPTARRKGYATAMLRDVLPHARDLGLDRVLVTCDTTNIGSRKVIEANGGEFEDERGGKLRFWIRTGH